One window of the Pseudomonadota bacterium genome contains the following:
- a CDS encoding GNAT family N-acetyltransferase, with translation MTRNTPSIHPTKPEDLDELARVYAAVYGHFQVGEKWTPETALRLLEYWFRRNPELCFTAFAGDRPVGAFFADVKPWWDGNHLVDGEVFVHPDFQKQDIGRQLSIRLYETALEKYQVTSFDTYTFRNNGHPLSWYRKQGFAEVTEWSLISGDVRQALEFLKQEGQQA, from the coding sequence ATGACCAGAAATACCCCCTCCATCCACCCCACAAAACCCGAAGACCTGGACGAACTGGCCCGGGTATATGCGGCGGTGTATGGCCACTTCCAGGTGGGGGAGAAGTGGACGCCGGAGACAGCGCTCCGGCTTCTGGAGTACTGGTTCAGGCGCAATCCAGAACTGTGTTTCACGGCGTTCGCGGGCGACCGGCCTGTGGGGGCTTTCTTTGCCGACGTGAAGCCCTGGTGGGACGGGAACCATCTGGTGGATGGCGAGGTGTTCGTGCATCCTGATTTTCAGAAGCAGGATATTGGCCGCCAGCTGAGCATCCGGCTGTATGAGACAGCGCTGGAGAAATATCAGGTCACCAGCTTTGACACCTACACCTTCAGGAATAACGGCCATCCCCTGTCCTGGTACAGAAAGCAGGGCTTTGCCGAGGTCACCGAATGGTCCCTGATTTCGGGCGATGTACGACAGGCGCTGGAGTTTCTGAAGCAGGAAGGGCAGCAGGCATGA
- the thrS gene encoding threonine--tRNA ligase: protein MSSPVAAQEIAITLPDGSVRTFGGPVTGMAVAESIGKSLAKAALFIRVNGQDQDLSRTIDQNAKIEIITRQHPDALEIIRHDAAHVMAEAVQELYPGTQVTIGPAIATGFYYDFYREEPFTIDDLAKIEAKMRDIIARNEPFIREVWSRDDAIRHFEKLGEKFKAEIIRDLPAGEPISIYRQGKWMDLCRGPHLPSTGAIGQAFKLMKVAGAYWRGDAKNPQLQRIYGTAWRDQKELDAHLHQIEEAEKRDHRKLGREMDLFHLQEEAQGSIFWHPHGWTLWRALENYIRRRLEGAGYVEVRTPQLVDSSLFKASGHWDLYGDNMFKVPVDKGEKMMGIKPMNCPCHVQIFNQGIKSYRDLPIRMAEFGTCHRNEASGALHGLMRVRSMVQDDAHIFCTEDQIMEEALRYFKLQLQVYKDLGFDQNISVKLALRPTPRAGVDATWDKAEDGLRKALRGAGLSFEELPGEGAFYGPKVEFHLTDAIGRTWQCGTLQLDFVLPERLDATYIGEDGQKHRPVMLHRAILGSLERFIGILIEHYAGKLPLWLAPLQVVVAPITSEANTYAEEVAATLRKAGLRVDTDLRNEKINLKVREHSLKKVPILAVVGKREAEDRAVSLRRLGSDGQEVLALDAAVERLVDEAKTPG, encoded by the coding sequence ATGTCTTCCCCCGTTGCCGCCCAGGAAATCGCCATCACACTGCCCGACGGCAGTGTGCGCACTTTTGGCGGGCCGGTGACCGGCATGGCAGTGGCGGAATCCATTGGCAAGTCCCTGGCCAAGGCAGCTCTGTTCATCCGCGTCAACGGCCAGGACCAGGACCTCTCCCGCACCATCGACCAGAACGCGAAGATCGAGATCATCACGCGCCAGCATCCGGACGCGCTGGAAATCATCCGCCACGACGCGGCCCACGTGATGGCCGAGGCGGTGCAGGAGCTGTATCCCGGTACTCAGGTCACCATCGGCCCGGCCATCGCCACGGGTTTTTACTATGACTTTTACCGGGAAGAGCCGTTCACCATCGACGACCTGGCGAAGATCGAGGCGAAAATGCGGGACATTATCGCCCGCAACGAACCGTTTATCCGTGAGGTCTGGAGCCGCGACGATGCGATCAGACACTTTGAAAAACTGGGCGAGAAGTTCAAGGCCGAGATTATCCGCGATCTGCCTGCCGGCGAGCCCATTTCTATCTACCGCCAGGGCAAATGGATGGATCTGTGCCGCGGCCCGCACCTGCCCTCCACCGGCGCGATTGGTCAGGCGTTCAAACTCATGAAAGTGGCGGGAGCCTACTGGCGTGGCGATGCCAAAAATCCGCAGCTGCAGCGCATCTACGGCACCGCCTGGCGCGACCAGAAAGAGCTGGACGCCCACCTGCACCAGATCGAGGAAGCGGAAAAGCGCGACCACCGCAAGCTGGGCCGCGAGATGGACCTGTTCCACCTGCAGGAAGAAGCGCAGGGCAGCATTTTCTGGCATCCGCACGGCTGGACGCTGTGGCGCGCGCTGGAAAACTATATCCGCCGCCGCCTGGAGGGTGCGGGATACGTCGAGGTGCGCACGCCTCAGCTGGTGGACAGCAGCCTGTTCAAGGCCTCGGGCCACTGGGATCTGTATGGCGACAATATGTTCAAGGTGCCCGTGGACAAGGGCGAAAAAATGATGGGCATCAAGCCCATGAACTGTCCCTGCCACGTGCAGATTTTCAACCAGGGCATCAAGAGCTATCGCGACCTGCCCATCCGCATGGCCGAGTTTGGTACATGCCACCGGAACGAGGCGTCGGGTGCCTTGCATGGCCTGATGCGCGTGCGGTCGATGGTGCAGGACGACGCGCACATTTTCTGCACTGAAGATCAAATTATGGAAGAGGCGCTGCGCTATTTCAAACTGCAGCTGCAGGTGTACAAGGACCTGGGCTTTGACCAGAACATCAGCGTGAAACTGGCCCTGCGCCCCACGCCGCGCGCGGGTGTTGACGCCACATGGGACAAGGCCGAAGACGGTTTACGTAAAGCATTGCGCGGCGCTGGTTTATCGTTTGAAGAGTTGCCCGGCGAGGGCGCGTTCTATGGCCCCAAGGTGGAGTTCCATCTGACCGACGCCATCGGCCGCACGTGGCAGTGCGGCACGCTGCAGCTGGACTTTGTGCTGCCCGAGCGTCTGGACGCCACGTACATCGGTGAAGATGGGCAGAAGCACCGGCCCGTGATGCTTCACCGCGCCATTCTGGGCTCGCTGGAGCGCTTCATCGGTATTCTCATCGAGCACTATGCAGGCAAGCTGCCCCTGTGGCTGGCGCCGCTGCAGGTGGTCGTCGCGCCGATTACAAGTGAAGCTAATACTTATGCCGAGGAAGTCGCAGCGACGCTGCGCAAGGCTGGCCTGCGCGTGGACACGGACCTGCGCAACGAAAAGATCAACCTGAAGGTCCGCGAGCATAGTTTAAAGAAAGTCCCCATCCTGGCCGTGGTCGGCAAGCGCGAGGCTGAAGACCGCGCCGTCTCCCTCCGTCGCCTCGGCAGCGACGGACAAGAGGTGCTGGCCCTCGACGCGGCGGTGGAAAGACTGGTGGACGAGGCCAAAACGCCGGGGTGA